CGGCAAGGACGTGCAGACGGTGATCAAGGCGGTGAAGGCGGGCGAGTGGTCCGAGTCCGCCGACGGTGTCGTCACCGCCGCCGGAATCGCGCTGCTCCCTGAGGAATACACGCAGCGACTGGTCGCCGCCGAACCCGAGTCCACCGCCGCGCTGCCCGGCAACGCGGGCCTGGTGGTGCTGAACTCGGTGGTCACCGAGGAACTGGAGGCCGAGGGCTGGGCCCGCGACCTCATCCGCGACCTGCAGGAGACCAGGAAGTCGGCCGGCCTGGACGTCTCCGACAGGATCACGGTGGTGCTCGAGGTCCCGGCCGAGCGCAAGGCGTGGGCGGAAACCCATCGCGATCTGATCGCCGGTGAAATCCTCGCCACCACACTGGCTTTCGGTGACGCGGGTGCCACGGCCGCCGACCTCGTCGGTGGCGTACGCGCGCAGGTCGCCAAGGCCTGAGCCGGTCATCGCGGCAGGACAGGACCGGCACCGTCCTGTCCTGCCGTGCGGTCAGCTCGTCCGGGGCTGCCCGGCGCGGCCCTTCGCGCCGCGGCCCGGGCGGCGCAGTGGGGCAGGGGTGTGGTTGTCGAGCGGGGAGACCGGGTAGGTCTGTTCCTCGTGGCGCTCGTCGCGACGTTCGTAGTGGGTCGTGACCGCCTTGTACGCGCCCATCAGGCGGGCGCCATCAACTGCTGCATGATCGCGGCCATGTCCAGCCAGACGTTCTCCCGGCTGATCTTGTCGCCGCGGATCTCGCAGACGTGCAGGATCCGGAAGTCGATGGCCCGGTTGCCGCCGGGGATGCCCATGAACTCGCCGGTGGCCCTGCCGTACCAATGGGATTCGTCGACGAAGAAGTCCTCGCCGTAGTAGCGGTGGACGCTTTCCATCTTGTCTTCCTTGATCGCCGCGAACAGTGCCCGGTAGCGCTCGGCGATCGCGGCCGGTTCGTGCAGGATGCCCTGCGGATCGCCGACCGCGTCGTGCTCGACGTCCGCGGCGAGCGTGTCCATGATCGCGTCGACGTCGTTCGCGGCCTCGGCCGCGCAGTGCCGCTCGAACAGCTCGTCCATCTCTTCACGTGTCATGCCGTGCCCTCCAGAAAGTGAGAATCTGCTATCGTGGTGAGATGACTTTCTCACGGCGAGATGAGATTCTCAAGAGTGACCGCGCGAAGAATCAGAAGATGCGGACCCGCGAGGCGCTGCTCGAGGCCGCGCTGGAACTCGCGCGCAACGGCCACTCACCCTCGATCGCCGAGGTCGCCGAGGCCGCGAAGGTGTCGACCGCGACCGCATACCGGTACTTCCCGAATCCGCAGTCGCTGTGGTCGGACATGGCCACCCGTCAAGCCGGATTCGTCGGGCGCTACCCGGACTTCTTCGAGGAACTGCCCGACGACGCCGAGGCTCGGATCGAGCGGGTGGTGCGCGAGGTCAGCGGGTTCCAGTTCGAGAACGAGGTGGTGTGGCGCGGGGTGCTGCGCGCGACCCTCGATCGCTGGTTCAATCAGGTGGATGTGCCTGAGGCGGAACGGGTTCCGGTCCGCGGGGTGACCCGGCTGGAGATGGCGCGCACGGCGTTGGCCCCGCTGTCGGACCGGCTCTCGCCCGAGCGGCTGGAGCGGCTGGTGCACGCGGTGACGCTGGTGTTCGGCGTCGAGGCGCTGGTCTCCACCCGCGACACCTGCGGACTGGATCCGGCTGCGGCCACCGAGACGATGTGCTGGGCGGCGAAGGGCTTGGTGCGGGCCGCCCTGGCCGAGTCGGAAGATCGTTAAGGTGTGTCGCTACGGCGTGATGTAGATCACATGCTGTAGATTTGCTGAACTGTCATCGCAGGTCCAGGCCTCGCGGCAGAATCGGCAGTGGTGCTG
This genomic stretch from Nocardia brasiliensis ATCC 700358 harbors:
- a CDS encoding ester cyclase yields the protein MTREEMDELFERHCAAEAANDVDAIMDTLAADVEHDAVGDPQGILHEPAAIAERYRALFAAIKEDKMESVHRYYGEDFFVDESHWYGRATGEFMGIPGGNRAIDFRILHVCEIRGDKISRENVWLDMAAIMQQLMAPA
- a CDS encoding TetR/AcrR family transcriptional regulator; amino-acid sequence: MTFSRRDEILKSDRAKNQKMRTREALLEAALELARNGHSPSIAEVAEAAKVSTATAYRYFPNPQSLWSDMATRQAGFVGRYPDFFEELPDDAEARIERVVREVSGFQFENEVVWRGVLRATLDRWFNQVDVPEAERVPVRGVTRLEMARTALAPLSDRLSPERLERLVHAVTLVFGVEALVSTRDTCGLDPAAATETMCWAAKGLVRAALAESEDR